A stretch of the Bacillus anthracis str. Vollum genome encodes the following:
- a CDS encoding 50S ribosomal protein L7ae-like protein → MSYQKVSNAENVVVGHKRTLEAIKNGIVKEVVIAEDADMRLTHVIIRTALQHNIPITKVESVRKLGKVAGIQVGASAIGIIS, encoded by the coding sequence ATGTCTTATCAAAAAGTGTCAAATGCTGAAAATGTAGTCGTTGGTCATAAACGTACATTGGAAGCAATCAAAAACGGTATAGTTAAAGAAGTTGTCATTGCAGAAGATGCTGATATGCGGTTAACCCATGTTATCATTCGCACTGCATTGCAACATAACATACCCATAACCAAAGTTGAATCAGTTCGTAAACTTGGAAAAGTTGCGGGGATTCAAGTGGGAGCTTCAGCAATAGGAATAATAAGTTAA
- the rpsL gene encoding 30S ribosomal protein S12 → MPTINQLVRNGRTDKVWKSKSPALNKGFNSLKKKSTDISAPQKRGVCTRVGTMTPKKPNSALRKYARVRLTNGIEVTAYIPGIGHNLQEHSVVLIRGGRVKDLPGVRYHIVRGALDTAGVDKRMQGRSKYGTKKPKAAKK, encoded by the coding sequence ATGCCTACTATTAACCAATTAGTGAGAAATGGTCGTACTGATAAAGTATGGAAATCTAAATCACCTGCGTTAAACAAAGGTTTTAACTCTTTAAAGAAAAAATCAACTGATATCTCTGCACCTCAAAAACGTGGTGTATGTACTCGTGTTGGTACAATGACTCCAAAGAAACCTAACTCAGCGTTACGTAAATATGCTCGTGTTCGTTTAACAAATGGTATTGAGGTAACAGCATACATCCCAGGTATCGGTCACAACTTACAAGAGCACAGCGTAGTATTAATTCGCGGTGGTCGTGTAAAAGACTTACCAGGGGTACGTTACCACATCGTTCGTGGTGCGCTTGATACAGCTGGTGTTGACAAGCGTATGCAAGGCCGTTCTAAATACGGTACTAAAAAGCCTAAAGCGGCTAAGAAATAA
- the rpsG gene encoding 30S ribosomal protein S7: MPRKGPVAKRDVLPDPMYNSKLVTRLINKMMVDGKKGKSQTILYNAFDIVSERTGKEPMEVFEQALKNIMPVLEVRARRVGGANYQVPVEVRPERRTTLGLRWLVNYARLRGEKTMEERLANEILDAANNAGASVKKREDTHKMAEANKAFAHYRW; this comes from the coding sequence ATGCCTCGTAAAGGACCTGTTGCAAAACGTGACGTGTTACCAGATCCAATGTACAATTCGAAGCTAGTAACACGCCTTATCAACAAAATGATGGTTGACGGCAAAAAAGGTAAATCTCAAACAATTCTTTATAATGCGTTCGATATCGTAAGCGAACGTACTGGTAAAGAGCCAATGGAAGTATTCGAGCAAGCTCTTAAGAACATTATGCCTGTTCTTGAAGTACGCGCTCGTCGTGTTGGTGGTGCTAACTACCAAGTTCCAGTTGAGGTTCGTCCAGAACGCCGTACAACTTTAGGTCTTCGTTGGTTAGTAAACTACGCTCGTCTTCGTGGTGAAAAAACTATGGAAGAGCGTCTTGCTAACGAAATCTTAGATGCAGCTAACAACGCTGGTGCATCTGTTAAGAAACGTGAAGACACTCATAAAATGGCAGAAGCTAACAAAGCATTTGCTCATTACCGTTGGTAG